A section of the Harmonia axyridis chromosome 2, icHarAxyr1.1, whole genome shotgun sequence genome encodes:
- the LOC123674070 gene encoding solute carrier family 66 member 3 isoform X2, translating to MARNEVSYLLLVSNTLSIITISTCFVLKIPQIIRILKLKNAYGVSLIGLLMELMSYTIMMSYNYRNGYAILSYMEYPIILFQELILILCVMHYKRCLNIYGLFGSMCYFCFAIGLLLVVPKGILTFLVPLCTPVGASSKVIQLIEILRTKNSESVSLLTWFISAFTNFTRIFTIIVDSADAALLLNFSINVFLSSSVMIAAYLFKPSKVKKEHQS from the exons ATGGCCAGAAATGAAGTTTCGTATTTATTATTAGTATCGAATACGTTAAGTATTATAACAATTTCAAcatgttttgttttgaaaattccCCAAATCATTAGAattttgaaactgaaaaatGCATATGGTGTCAGTCTCATAGGACTTTTAATGGAATTAATGAG cTATACAATAATGATGTCATATAACTATAGAAATGGTTATGCCATACTGTCCTACATGGAATATCCAATTATTCTTTTTCAAGAATTAATATTAATTCTTTGTGTTATGCATTACAAAAGATGTTTAAATATTTATGGTTTATTTGGCTCTATGTGCTATTTTTGCTTCGCCATTGGTTTGTTGCTTGTTGTTCCGAAAGGAATTCTCACTTTTCTTGTG CCACTATGCACTCCAGTAGGGGCATCATCTAAAGTTATTCAGTTGATAGAAATACTCAGAACCAAGAATTCAGAATCAGTCAGCCTTCTTACTTGGTTTATATCAGCATTCACTAATTTTA CAAGAATATTCACTATTATTGTAGATTCTGCCGATGCAGCCTTACTATTAAATTTCTCTATAAATGTGTTTTTGAGTTCATCTGTAATGATAGCTGCATATCTCTTCAAACCATCCAAGGTGAAGAAGGAACATCAATCCTAA
- the LOC123674070 gene encoding solute carrier family 66 member 3 isoform X1, producing the protein MARNEVSYLLLVSNTLSIITISTCFVLKIPQIIRILKLKNAYGVSLIGLLMELMSYTIMMSYNYRNGYAILSYMEYPIILFQELILILCVMHYKRCLNIYGLFGSMCYFCFAIGLLLVVPKGILTFLVPLCTPVGASSKVIQLIEILRTKNSESVSLLTWFISAFTNFKHVRRLSLCSPTCCKFMKGVLITPSCVAACLNTLHHNW; encoded by the exons ATGGCCAGAAATGAAGTTTCGTATTTATTATTAGTATCGAATACGTTAAGTATTATAACAATTTCAAcatgttttgttttgaaaattccCCAAATCATTAGAattttgaaactgaaaaatGCATATGGTGTCAGTCTCATAGGACTTTTAATGGAATTAATGAG cTATACAATAATGATGTCATATAACTATAGAAATGGTTATGCCATACTGTCCTACATGGAATATCCAATTATTCTTTTTCAAGAATTAATATTAATTCTTTGTGTTATGCATTACAAAAGATGTTTAAATATTTATGGTTTATTTGGCTCTATGTGCTATTTTTGCTTCGCCATTGGTTTGTTGCTTGTTGTTCCGAAAGGAATTCTCACTTTTCTTGTG CCACTATGCACTCCAGTAGGGGCATCATCTAAAGTTATTCAGTTGATAGAAATACTCAGAACCAAGAATTCAGAATCAGTCAGCCTTCTTACTTGGTTTATATCAGCATTCACTAATTTTA AACATGTACGCAGACTCTCACTCTGCAGTCCTACATGTTGTAAGTTTATGAAGGGGGTGTTAATCACTCCCTCTTGTGTAGCTGCTTGTCTAAATACTCTCCATCATAATTGGTGA